Proteins co-encoded in one bacterium genomic window:
- the kdsA gene encoding 3-deoxy-8-phosphooctulonate synthase: protein MTKVIEVGNIKIGGNNPIVLIAGPCVIESEDITLRTAEKIKKITEKLEIPFIFKSSYAKDNRSSVEYYYGPGVEKGVKILEKVKREFNVPILSDVHYPDEVPIAAQVLDVIQIPAFLCMQTRLTLEIARTGKVINVKKGQFLAPQDIKNVVKKIESTGNTKILLTERGTFFGYHNLIVDMRSLKIMRDTGYPVIFDVTHTVRVYGIPSKDPRGGNPEFIFPLARAGVSVGIDGLFVETHPEPKNALSDASSMLPLDELEPLLVQVKRIDEIIKELLREGYR, encoded by the coding sequence ATGACAAAGGTGATAGAAGTTGGTAACATTAAAATTGGTGGAAACAATCCGATTGTTTTGATTGCAGGGCCCTGTGTTATAGAAAGTGAGGACATAACTCTTAGGACTGCCGAGAAAATCAAGAAGATCACGGAAAAATTAGAGATTCCCTTTATTTTCAAATCTTCTTACGCTAAGGATAATAGATCGTCGGTTGAATACTATTATGGTCCTGGTGTGGAAAAGGGGGTAAAAATCCTTGAAAAGGTGAAAAGAGAGTTCAACGTCCCCATACTTTCCGATGTTCATTATCCCGATGAAGTTCCAATCGCAGCTCAGGTGCTTGATGTTATTCAAATACCTGCCTTTTTATGCATGCAGACCCGGTTGACCTTAGAGATAGCAAGGACTGGAAAGGTGATCAATGTCAAGAAAGGGCAATTTCTTGCGCCACAGGATATAAAAAATGTCGTAAAAAAGATTGAAAGTACAGGCAACACAAAAATTCTACTGACGGAAAGAGGAACCTTCTTTGGTTACCATAATCTCATTGTAGATATGCGTTCACTAAAGATCATGAGGGATACGGGTTACCCTGTTATCTTTGACGTAACCCACACTGTGAGGGTTTATGGTATACCGTCAAAGGATCCTCGAGGTGGTAATCCCGAATTTATTTTCCCCCTCGCACGAGCAGGAGTTTCTGTAGGTATAGACGGTCTATTTGTAGAAACTCATCCAGAGCCAAAGAATGCTCTCTCCGATGCTTCCAGTATGCTTCCCCTTGACGAGCTCGAGCCCCTTCTCGTACAAGTTAAGCGTATAGATGAAATAATTAAGGAGTTACTCCGCGAGGGTTATCGCTGA
- a CDS encoding metallophosphoesterase family protein, with translation MRILILSDIHGNIFPLEKVLKSESYDLMICLGDLVDYGPFPDEVISIVREKANYCVMGNHDYSYAFDVDCPGTTEEFKKITYKVRDYFKYNLSSENAEFLKALPLTQEVVIDKQSLLLYHSSAKDPLGDYVTFSQDQETIKEKMLPNKLVDIVLYGHTHQSGKLQIGNITIFNPGSLGFPRGKDRYPTYGILENGYFEIKRVEYDVSKIIKEYKRHSVPEEIIHKLMGVTK, from the coding sequence ATGAGGATACTGATACTATCAGATATTCACGGGAATATTTTCCCCCTCGAAAAAGTTCTAAAGTCAGAAAGTTATGATCTTATGATTTGCCTCGGGGATCTCGTTGATTATGGACCTTTCCCCGATGAAGTTATTTCCATAGTAAGGGAAAAGGCAAATTATTGTGTTATGGGAAACCACGATTACAGTTATGCCTTTGATGTGGACTGCCCCGGAACAACTGAAGAGTTTAAAAAAATTACCTATAAAGTGAGAGACTATTTCAAGTATAATCTTTCAAGTGAAAACGCTGAATTTCTTAAAGCTCTTCCACTTACACAGGAAGTAGTAATTGACAAGCAATCACTACTCCTTTATCACTCTTCAGCTAAGGATCCACTTGGAGATTATGTTACTTTTAGCCAAGATCAAGAGACTATTAAAGAGAAAATGTTGCCCAATAAGTTAGTAGATATTGTACTTTACGGACATACTCACCAGAGTGGGAAGTTGCAAATAGGCAATATTACCATTTTTAATCCCGGTAGTCTCGGCTTCCCACGGGGGAAAGATAGGTATCCCACCTATGGGATTTTAGAAAATGGGTATTTTGAAATCAAGCGTGTTGAATACGATGTTTCAAAAATTATCAAGGAATACAAGAGACATTCGGTGCCAGAAGAAATAATTCACAAACTAATGGGAGTCACAAAATGA
- the guaA gene encoding glutamine-hydrolyzing GMP synthase translates to MKEKIVILDFGSQYTQLIARRVREIGTYSEILPYWTKPEDLGENVKGIILSGGPSSVYDGNAPLPSREIFDMGLPVLGVCYGLQVIAYLFGGKVEPAESREYGFQRLKILKKDSALLKGVRDGSTVWMSHGDVVRELPEGFVVSGATDNSPFAVIENPEKRIFGVQFHPEVAHTEDGLSLLGNFVRKICGTSGSWNLEDFLSQKVNEIREEVGSSKVLLALSGGVDSSVVAYLLDRAIGNNYYPIFVDTGLLKKGEKERILKYFGHNPNLRIVDASSQFFDALKGIEDPEKKRKTIGRKFIDVFESEARNIGIKFEFLAQGTLYPDVIESTSVVGPSEVIKSHHNVGGLPERLHLKLIEPLRELFKDEVRKLGKLLNVPDEVLKRHPFPGPGMAVRIIGEVSPEKVKIIQDADYIVESIIKKHGLYDEIWQVFPVLLPVKTVGVKGDKRSYENVIAIRAVASVDGMTADWYRMPYEVLAEISTSILNNVDGLNRVVYDISTKPPATIEWE, encoded by the coding sequence TTGAAAGAAAAGATAGTAATTCTTGACTTTGGTTCCCAGTATACTCAGTTAATTGCAAGAAGAGTTAGAGAAATTGGGACATATTCGGAAATTTTACCCTATTGGACAAAACCAGAAGATTTGGGGGAGAATGTAAAAGGTATCATACTCTCTGGCGGTCCTTCCAGTGTATACGATGGAAATGCCCCCTTACCCTCTCGAGAAATATTCGATATGGGACTCCCAGTTTTGGGAGTTTGCTATGGCCTTCAGGTAATTGCTTATCTCTTTGGAGGTAAAGTTGAACCTGCCGAAAGCAGGGAATATGGGTTTCAGAGATTGAAAATTTTGAAAAAAGATTCAGCTTTGCTGAAAGGAGTTAGAGACGGTAGCACTGTATGGATGTCCCACGGGGACGTGGTAAGAGAACTACCCGAAGGTTTTGTTGTAAGCGGAGCAACAGATAACTCACCTTTTGCTGTCATTGAAAATCCTGAAAAGCGGATCTTTGGAGTTCAATTTCACCCAGAGGTTGCCCATACTGAGGATGGTCTTTCTTTGCTCGGGAATTTCGTAAGAAAGATTTGCGGTACATCTGGTAGCTGGAATCTCGAAGACTTCTTAAGTCAGAAAGTAAATGAAATTCGTGAAGAGGTTGGCTCTTCGAAAGTACTTTTAGCTTTGTCCGGCGGAGTTGATTCATCGGTTGTTGCCTACCTTCTTGACAGAGCTATTGGGAATAATTACTACCCCATTTTTGTTGATACGGGCTTGCTTAAAAAAGGTGAAAAGGAACGAATTTTAAAATATTTTGGACATAATCCCAACCTGAGAATCGTGGACGCTTCTTCTCAATTTTTTGATGCCCTTAAAGGCATCGAAGATCCTGAGAAAAAGAGAAAAACAATAGGCAGAAAGTTCATCGATGTATTTGAGTCTGAAGCAAGGAATATTGGTATAAAGTTTGAGTTCCTCGCCCAAGGGACTCTTTATCCTGACGTTATTGAGTCTACCTCAGTTGTTGGGCCTTCTGAGGTAATTAAGTCCCATCACAATGTAGGGGGCTTACCTGAAAGGCTACATTTGAAATTGATAGAACCTCTGAGGGAACTTTTTAAGGATGAAGTGAGAAAACTTGGGAAGCTTCTAAATGTTCCTGATGAGGTTCTCAAGAGGCACCCTTTTCCAGGCCCGGGTATGGCAGTCAGGATCATCGGTGAGGTCTCTCCGGAAAAGGTGAAAATAATTCAAGATGCTGATTATATTGTGGAATCTATTATAAAAAAGCACGGCCTCTACGATGAAATATGGCAAGTATTTCCTGTACTCCTTCCCGTTAAAACTGTTGGTGTTAAGGGCGATAAGAGAAGTTATGAGAATGTAATAGCTATAAGGGCAGTTGCTAGTGTGGACGGAATGACAGCGGACTGGTATAGGATGCCTTACGAGGTTCTTGCAGAGATATCTACGAGCATATTGAACAATGTAGATGGACTAAACAGGGTTGTATATGACATTTCTACTAAACCCCCAGCAACAATAGAGTGGGAGTAA
- a CDS encoding long-chain fatty acid--CoA ligase, whose amino-acid sequence MAFPTYISLWKSSREFRREEVSMVFPTVRSGIGWFTIPEMFERSHRLYKDKMALMMREGEEWITFTYDDMYDHVTRLAKYLKEELGLKKGDKAAIIGDNSPYWAITYFAYHWLGLTVIPVDARLKPQEIKFILKDSEAVLITAQERFLEDILEIQKEIPTLKHIISMQPNKFNITSLKDIFQKVKTGTPRENVAFEDLAIILYTSGTTGISKGVMLLHKNIMSDVDSLYQCLEYGPGDTFFSVLPIHHVYEQTCGLVVPIAGGATIAYASSLKSKVMIEEMQYVKPTAMLVVPLLLEKIVEGIFKNVEKSGVLTKAIFNGLRGTSKAFDTLLKGKASKTLFKSIRAKLGMDNLRYLISGGAALPRWVSKALEEMGFPILQGYGLSETSPVITLNPICCPKNESVGLPVPYAEIKIHEPNEEGIGEIAVKGPMVMAGYYKNEEATREVFTEDGWFLTGDVGYIDKDGYVYITGRKKNVIVTAGGKNVFPEEIETALLRSPYIAEVLVIGAFDPETKKEEVHAIVYPNFEAVQQYFEEQGIKNPTVDDIYKLIDREIDTYCNDLAEYKRVKKFTIREEEFPKTTSMKIKRYLFQQQYRETKKK is encoded by the coding sequence ATGGCTTTTCCAACGTACATTTCGCTCTGGAAATCGAGTAGAGAGTTCCGCAGGGAGGAGGTGAGTATGGTTTTTCCAACAGTTAGGTCAGGTATTGGATGGTTCACAATTCCTGAAATGTTTGAAAGGTCACATAGATTGTACAAAGACAAGATGGCCCTCATGATGAGGGAGGGCGAGGAGTGGATTACTTTTACTTATGATGATATGTATGACCATGTTACCCGTCTTGCTAAATATCTGAAAGAAGAACTTGGTCTTAAGAAAGGTGATAAAGCTGCAATTATTGGCGACAATTCGCCCTATTGGGCTATAACCTATTTTGCTTACCACTGGCTGGGCTTGACTGTTATTCCCGTTGATGCCAGACTTAAACCCCAGGAGATTAAATTTATACTGAAAGATTCAGAGGCAGTCCTAATAACAGCTCAAGAAAGATTTCTCGAAGACATATTAGAAATTCAGAAAGAAATTCCTACTCTGAAACATATAATTTCTATGCAGCCTAACAAGTTTAATATTACTTCCCTTAAAGATATTTTCCAGAAAGTGAAGACAGGAACACCGAGAGAAAATGTTGCCTTTGAAGACCTTGCAATAATTCTTTACACATCGGGAACCACTGGGATTTCCAAGGGGGTAATGCTTTTACATAAAAATATAATGTCCGACGTTGATTCGCTTTACCAGTGTCTCGAATACGGGCCTGGAGACACATTTTTCTCAGTTTTGCCCATCCATCATGTCTATGAACAGACTTGTGGGCTTGTAGTTCCAATAGCAGGTGGTGCTACTATTGCATACGCAAGCTCACTCAAATCCAAAGTAATGATAGAAGAGATGCAATACGTTAAACCCACTGCAATGCTTGTTGTACCATTGTTGCTCGAAAAGATCGTGGAGGGAATTTTTAAGAATGTTGAAAAATCGGGGGTCTTAACGAAAGCGATTTTCAACGGTTTAAGGGGAACCTCAAAAGCCTTTGACACACTTTTGAAAGGGAAAGCCTCAAAAACGTTATTCAAGAGCATTAGAGCGAAACTTGGAATGGATAACCTTAGATATCTAATATCTGGTGGAGCCGCTCTTCCCAGATGGGTATCAAAAGCGCTTGAAGAAATGGGCTTTCCTATCCTTCAGGGTTATGGACTCTCAGAAACCTCTCCTGTTATTACGTTGAATCCCATCTGTTGCCCCAAAAATGAAAGTGTTGGATTACCCGTCCCGTATGCTGAGATCAAAATTCACGAGCCCAATGAAGAAGGTATCGGCGAAATAGCAGTAAAGGGACCGATGGTTATGGCTGGTTATTACAAAAACGAAGAAGCCACAAGAGAGGTCTTCACTGAAGATGGATGGTTTCTCACAGGCGACGTGGGTTATATAGATAAAGATGGTTATGTCTATATAACTGGAAGGAAGAAAAATGTTATTGTAACAGCGGGTGGAAAGAATGTTTTTCCAGAAGAAATAGAAACCGCGCTGTTAAGATCACCATATATTGCAGAAGTTTTAGTAATTGGAGCCTTCGACCCTGAAACGAAGAAAGAGGAAGTCCATGCCATAGTGTATCCTAATTTCGAGGCAGTTCAGCAATACTTCGAAGAGCAAGGGATTAAAAATCCAACAGTTGACGACATATACAAACTCATTGATAGAGAAATCGACACCTATTGTAATGACCTTGCAGAATATAAGAGGGTGAAGAAATTTACCATCCGAGAAGAAGAATTTCCAAAAACCACTTCGATGAAGATAAAACGTTATCTGTTTCAGCAACAATACAGGGAGACAAAGAAAAAATAG
- a CDS encoding bacterio-opsin activator produces the protein MVIEITGLPQTEMNEKDLEYLVSRVFFKAIDLLGGLNKLAEYRTLTWLPSLARAAYVVVLRDEYLKTEDEIARRVGLTRNTVRNILRADPTLAMEKIKKLEDLAKEEVREMKVHTAGGIAKLAYKMVKDGNDAETLVLYYGMAAEDITKALDIPWAYAVLKCTKGIKYPIEDSSLLRERLAGLKIKNLPSEDIIEKLHFPIKNPAHLLHDIKLVISSIEGN, from the coding sequence ATGGTTATAGAAATTACAGGGTTACCACAAACAGAAATGAATGAAAAAGACCTTGAATATTTGGTAAGCCGGGTCTTTTTCAAGGCTATAGACCTCCTTGGAGGGCTAAACAAACTGGCAGAGTATAGGACCCTCACATGGCTTCCAAGTCTGGCAAGAGCTGCTTACGTTGTGGTCCTGAGAGATGAATATCTAAAAACAGAAGATGAAATAGCCAGACGAGTTGGACTTACGAGGAACACGGTAAGGAATATCTTAAGAGCTGATCCTACCCTTGCTATGGAAAAGATTAAAAAACTTGAAGATCTTGCGAAGGAAGAAGTTAGAGAAATGAAGGTCCACACTGCTGGAGGGATCGCAAAGCTCGCTTACAAAATGGTTAAAGATGGTAATGATGCTGAGACTTTAGTTCTTTATTACGGCATGGCCGCTGAGGATATTACTAAAGCCCTTGATATACCATGGGCATATGCGGTTCTAAAATGCACGAAGGGTATAAAATATCCGATCGAAGACAGTTCTCTTCTTAGAGAAAGACTTGCAGGTTTAAAAATTAAAAATCTGCCTTCTGAAGATATCATAGAGAAATTGCATTTCCCAATCAAAAATCCTGCCCACCTATTGCACGACATAAAACTCGTAATTAGTAGTATCGAAGGTAACTAA
- a CDS encoding KaiC domain-containing protein has product MPEEYREEQQKIEPDLTAVYTGSQALEKAPEIYGVATGIEGLDDLFYIVESVKNRLEKKSLEGIPSYSVMNITGVSDTGKSLMVEQFTVYRASKGDKVAFITVESPANFVVASLRLRAIAMGLNFDEFQDNIILIDAASSTRIRENIPELLATLSYVIKTYKVKFTIVDSITGLFENKEMMARAVVRRMYNYMKKWYQTALFVSQKRSGHEELTAEAAGGYAVGHIVDGTMVLAKELIDSIYKARLYKKELGEIVRLFRIDGCRMSGHDTKTHFLEITDTGLVKIGEPIGG; this is encoded by the coding sequence ATGCCTGAAGAATATAGAGAAGAACAGCAAAAAATAGAGCCTGATCTAACCGCTGTTTATACAGGTTCTCAGGCACTTGAAAAAGCACCCGAAATCTATGGAGTTGCTACTGGAATTGAAGGGCTCGATGACCTATTTTACATAGTGGAATCTGTAAAGAATCGCCTCGAGAAGAAATCTTTAGAAGGGATTCCTTCTTACTCTGTGATGAATATTACGGGGGTTTCGGATACGGGAAAATCTCTGATGGTAGAACAATTTACCGTGTATAGGGCAAGTAAAGGCGATAAAGTGGCTTTTATTACTGTAGAATCGCCTGCAAATTTTGTGGTCGCTTCGCTAAGGTTAAGGGCAATAGCAATGGGTTTAAATTTTGATGAGTTTCAGGATAATATAATTCTGATAGACGCAGCTTCTTCCACCCGGATTAGGGAAAATATACCTGAGTTGCTTGCAACTCTAAGTTATGTAATCAAAACCTATAAAGTTAAATTTACGATAGTTGACTCAATAACTGGACTCTTTGAAAATAAGGAAATGATGGCACGGGCAGTGGTCAGGAGGATGTATAATTATATGAAAAAGTGGTATCAGACTGCTCTATTTGTATCCCAAAAAAGAAGCGGACATGAAGAATTGACTGCTGAAGCGGCTGGCGGATATGCGGTAGGGCACATAGTAGATGGAACCATGGTTCTGGCTAAAGAATTGATTGATTCGATTTATAAGGCGAGATTATATAAAAAAGAATTGGGTGAAATTGTAAGATTGTTCAGAATAGATGGATGTAGAATGTCTGGTCATGATACAAAAACTCATTTCCTTGAAATCACCGATACAGGTCTTGTAAAAATTGGTGAGCCAATAGGAGGTTAG
- a CDS encoding ABC transporter ATP-binding protein, which yields MKPLIELIDIKKTYFLDEVPVEVLRGISLEIHEGEYISIMGPSGSGKSTLMHIVGCLDTPTSGIYNFEGIPVQSLDEDKLAEIRRKKVGFVFQNFNLLPKFTAVENVELPMIYAKISPKERRDKAIKLLERLGIGHRINHKPTELSGGERQRVAIARALANDPKIILADEPTGNLDSVSAAEILNIFDELHKDGRTIVVVTHDYEVAKRAQKIIRIRDGLIVKD from the coding sequence ATGAAACCTTTAATAGAGCTTATTGACATCAAAAAAACCTATTTTTTAGATGAGGTCCCAGTAGAAGTTCTAAGGGGAATCTCTTTAGAGATCCATGAAGGTGAATACATCTCTATTATGGGTCCATCTGGCTCTGGTAAGTCCACTTTAATGCACATCGTAGGGTGTCTTGATACTCCAACCTCTGGTATCTATAATTTTGAAGGTATTCCGGTTCAGAGTCTTGACGAAGACAAACTTGCAGAGATAAGGAGAAAAAAGGTCGGATTCGTTTTTCAAAATTTCAATCTTCTTCCCAAATTCACTGCTGTTGAAAATGTTGAACTTCCCATGATTTATGCGAAAATATCACCTAAGGAGAGAAGGGATAAAGCAATAAAATTGTTGGAGAGGTTGGGAATTGGGCACAGAATTAATCACAAACCCACAGAGCTTTCAGGTGGCGAAAGACAAAGGGTAGCTATTGCGAGGGCCTTGGCCAATGACCCCAAAATAATCCTTGCCGATGAACCAACAGGAAACTTGGATTCAGTCTCTGCTGCGGAGATTCTGAATATCTTTGATGAGCTTCATAAAGATGGGAGGACGATTGTTGTCGTAACCCATGACTATGAGGTAGCCAAAAGGGCTCAAAAAATCATAAGAATTCGAGACGGATTAATTGTAAAGGATTGA